In the genome of bacterium, the window GGGCTGAGTCGACTGTCCGGCGCACGGCGTCCAGGTCGTGCGCGGCGGAAACGAACCACGCTTCGTACTGAGACGGTGGCAACAGCACGCCGTGCGCCCGCATCAGGTTGAAGAAACGCGCGAACTCGGCAGGCCCCCCAGGCAGGAACACGGTCAGTAAGGACGCAACGCGAGCGATCCGGGCGTTGGGCAGAGCGCGCCGGAGACCCGCCTCGAGTTCGGCCGAAACATCCTCAAGCCGCTCGTAGACCGCGGGCTCAAGGCTGCGCAACGTCGCCTCGCCGGCCGCCATGACCGCGGGGTGGCCGGAGAGCGTGCCCGCCTGGTAGACAGGCCCGGACGGCGCCACCAGGTCCATGAGATCCGACCGCCCCCCGTATGCCCCGATCGGGAGTCCGCCGCCGATCACCTTGCCGAGCACGGTCAAATCCGGTGTGACTCCATACCTTTCCTGGGCGCCGCCGCGGGCGACCCGGAAGCCCGTGATCACCTCGTCGAAGACCAACAGAGCCCCGTGCTCGGAGGTGACTCGACGCAGGCCTTCGAGGAAGCCTGGCGCCGGCGGAACCACGCCCATGTTCGCCGCCACCGGCTCCACGATCACGGCGGCGACCTTCCCGGGGTTGGCGGCGAGGGCGG includes:
- a CDS encoding glutamate-1-semialdehyde 2,1-aminomutase — encoded protein: MHESGPVKAADLFPGGVNSPVRAYGAVGGEPPLLVRGQGARVWDEAGREYVDYVCAYGPLILGHAHPAVSTAVAAAVAAGGPFGVTTSAEVRLGALIRERMPSVERMRFVNSGTEAVMSALRVARAATGRDLVLKFEGCYHGHSDGLLARAGSGLATLSLPGSAGVTEAVAAQTLVGPYNDLEAVASALAANPGKVAAVIVEPVAANMGVVPPAPGFLEGLRRVTSEHGALLVFDEVITGFRVARGGAQERYGVTPDLTVLGKVIGGGLPIGAYGGRSDLMDLVAPSGPVYQAGTLSGHPAVMAAGEATLRSLEPAVYERLEDVSAELEAGLRRALPNARIARVASLLTVFLPGGPAEFARFFNLMRAHGVLLPPSQYEAWFVSAAHDLDAVRRTVDSART